ACCGTCTATTTCGGTTGGCCCGTAGTTCATTCCAACGGTTTCAACTCCCCTATACTTCTCGGCTATGTAGTTTGCTAGATCGTACATTGCAACTATCTTAGCTCCGCTAATCTTTGCTATCTCCCCAGCATCCCCGAGGTGATCCCCATGTGCATGAGTAACTAAAATTAAATCTACATCCTTAAAGTCCTGTGGCCTTGCAGCAGCTACTGGATTCCCTGTTAGGAATGGATCAATTAGTATCTTCTTGCTACCCTCAATGTAGAAGGCCGCATGTCCCAAGAACTTCACCTTCACCATTCACATCACCCAAGAATATACTAACAAAAGCTTACTTAAATCTTTTCGAGCCTATACCTTTTAAAGGCCAGCTATAACCTTAAAATTAGAATAGGCCAGGAGGTGCCCAGAATGCCAACCAATGTAACAGCAGAGTACCTAGCAGCTGAAGAAGAGTACAGGAATGCAAAGACTATCCCAGAGAAGATAAGAGCTCTTGAGAAAATGTACGCCTTGGTTCCAAAGCATAAGGGAACTGAAAAGTTGAGACTCCAAATAAAGAGGAAGCTAGCAGAGCTTAGAAGGGAACTTGAAAAGCAGAGACAGCAAAGGAAAGGGGGAGGCTACTCTTTAGCAGTTAAAAAAGAAGGTGCAGCACAAATTGTCCTTGTAGGTTTACCCAACGTTGGAAAGTCAGAGTTGTTGAGAGCCCTAACTGGAGTTGATGTCGAGAGTGCAGATTACCCATTTACAACAACGGAGCCTGTACCTGCGATGATGAAGTATAAAGATGTCCAAATCCAGCTCGTCGAAGTTCCTGGGTTGTTAGAGGGAGCTGCCCTAGGAAAAGGTATGGGACCACAGTTGCTTGCCGTCATAAGGAATGCCGATGCAATAGCAATAGTCGTTGATCTAAGTGAGGATCCAATTAAGCAGATGGAGATCTTACTAAGGGAATTTGAGAGAGCTGGAATTAAGGTCAACAAGAGGAAACCAAGAGTTGAAATTAAGAAAACACCAAGCGGTGGGATTGTGATAAATGGGGCTGAAAACATAAAAGGAGATATAAACGAAGTCATGAGAATGCTCAGAGAGGAGAAGATACATTCTGCTGAAATTACTGTTAAGGAACCAGTGACTCTTGAGGAATTTGCAGATGCATTAGACGATAGTCTCGTTTGGAAGAAGGCAATCATAATAGCCAACAAGGGAGATGCTCCAGGGAGTAAAAGGAATTACGAAAGGCTCGTCGAGAGGTATAGTGAGAGATTTAAGATAATTCCCGTCTCAGCTAAGAGAAGAATCAACCTTGAGAAGGTTAAGGAGGCATTATATGAGATTGCAGATATAATAAGGGTGTTCACAAAGAGTCCTGGAGAAGAGCCAGCATATCCACCTATAGCTATGAAGAGAGGTTCAACAGTTTTAGATGTTGCAGAGAAGATACACAAAGATCTCGTCAAGAACTTTAAGTATGCAAGGGTGTGGGGAAAGAGTGTAAAATTCCCAGGACAAAGAGTTGGACCAGACCACGTTCTTGAAGATGGTGATATAGTAGAAATACATGCAAGGTAGCTAAATCTTAGGTTTCCTCCCTTTTTCTCCCCTTTGCCTGTACACGTACTTCAGCATCTCCTTTGCTTTCCTTATATAGTCCATTGCAGTTGATATGTCTCCACGTCTTAGCGCCTCTTCAGCTTTTGATATTAACTCCCTGACTTGTCTAACGTTCACTCCCTGGGATTCAAGCCTCATGACAAGCATTTTTAAGAATCTCAGCTGCATCTGAACCTCAAGCCTTGGTGGAAGCTTTAATCCTGGTCTTAGGAGTAATCCCATGCTTATTATCCTCTCAGCCTGCAATCTAGCAAGATTGGCATAGTTGTAGGCCCTAAGGTAGTTTCCATGAGAATAAGCATCCTTTGCCATGTTCAACAACCTCGTGGCACTCTCCAGCATGTTTCCCACGTGAAATCTAGTTAACTCAATAACCCTCTTGGCCCTTTCTATTGCCACTTCTGCTCTTTCAATGGCATCTTTTGCAACATCAGCCGTTATATTTGCCCTTACTATCACAGGATTTGGGATCCTGAGTTTCCTTAGAATGTTAATCGAAAGTGGAGTTTCCACTATAATCACTTTATCATTCCAGGTGATTGGAATTTTAGTTGAATTCCTGGAGACGTATACTGGTATTACATTTTGCTTTCTCATCAGCTTCCTCAGTTCCAAAATACCTGCGAGATCCCATCCATAGACGACGGCAAGTTTCACATCTTTAAATAATCCTGGATAGTCCTTCTTTATAAACTCTAAAACGGCAAGTGCTGTTTCCACTCTAGTCTCTCCCCACTTCCTCGTGTATGGAATTCCGAGTGCTTGAAGGTCAGACTCATATTGGGGATTAACTGCCTTTGGACCCCCTATGATCAAGACGAGAGATGGATTTCTGTTGATAATCTCAACGCTAATGCTCTCATTATAGATTCCCCATGGTGTCACTACAACCTCCGCTTTCAACAACTCTCCAATCTTTTCCGCTAAAGTTAGATCTGCCTCATTATCACTTACTAGGATGATGATGTTCTTCACTTGAGCCTCTGAATTTGGTATGCCTGTGGACAATATGAGAAAAGAAATTAAGAGGGGGAGGAATTTTTTCATCTCCTTCCACCTCTTTCATGGAACTCCCTAATTATCCTCCTTAACTCTTTGTGGATTCCTATTATTAAGATCTTCGCAACCCTAATGTTGCCATGGTCTAGCGCAACTTTTGCCTCTTTTAGCAACTTCTCCTCAAGTGAAACATCAATTCCTTTAGCCTTGAGTCTGTTCAACACCCTTTCAAGGATCCTTAATTCAATTCTTAGCCTTATGGTTTCTCTATTTATCTTCTTCTGAACGTTTTCAGTCGCTGATCTTATGATAATCTCAGCTATGCTCTTAGATGCTGTAGCAAGTCCAAACGCTGCTCCGTATTTGCCCTCTTCATACTTCTCCTTGGCAAGTCTCAACTTCTCTTCAGCATTCTTGAGTAATATCTTTGCATTCGGAAGTGTCGAGTTCTGAACTAATTCTTTTGCAATTTCCACTCTCTCCTCTGCAATCTTTATGGCCCTCTCTGCCATTTCCGCAGTTACGTTTACGTTGACTTCAATTGTCCTGTTTCCAAGCCTTTCCCTTAGTCTCTCCATGATTTTCTCAGCGTACCTACTCCTTATGATCTTGATTTTTCTGAACTTTCCTATGTCCACCGTTGCATTTTTGACTATTAAAGGTACTATCCCCTTCTCCTTCATTGCCTCCATTAGTGCTGGGTAATCCCATCCGTGTACAACGACTATGGTCACGTTCTCTAGTATCTTTGGAAACCTATCTTGAAGTATTTCAAATACCTTCCTACAAGTATCGGCCCTGTCAACACCGTTTGCCCAGAGAACTGTAATGTTAAAGTCTTTAAGCATGTCATAGTACATCCTTGGAACCGCTACAGGCCCTCCTATTATTATTACA
The window above is part of the Pyrococcus sp. NA2 genome. Proteins encoded here:
- a CDS encoding GTP-binding protein, with product MPTNVTAEYLAAEEEYRNAKTIPEKIRALEKMYALVPKHKGTEKLRLQIKRKLAELRRELEKQRQQRKGGGYSLAVKKEGAAQIVLVGLPNVGKSELLRALTGVDVESADYPFTTTEPVPAMMKYKDVQIQLVEVPGLLEGAALGKGMGPQLLAVIRNADAIAIVVDLSEDPIKQMEILLREFERAGIKVNKRKPRVEIKKTPSGGIVINGAENIKGDINEVMRMLREEKIHSAEITVKEPVTLEEFADALDDSLVWKKAIIIANKGDAPGSKRNYERLVERYSERFKIIPVSAKRRINLEKVKEALYEIADIIRVFTKSPGEEPAYPPIAMKRGSTVLDVAEKIHKDLVKNFKYARVWGKSVKFPGQRVGPDHVLEDGDIVEIHAR
- a CDS encoding cell wall-binding repeat-containing protein, with product MKKFLPLLISFLILSTGIPNSEAQVKNIIILVSDNEADLTLAEKIGELLKAEVVVTPWGIYNESISVEIINRNPSLVLIIGGPKAVNPQYESDLQALGIPYTRKWGETRVETALAVLEFIKKDYPGLFKDVKLAVVYGWDLAGILELRKLMRKQNVIPVYVSRNSTKIPITWNDKVIIVETPLSINILRKLRIPNPVIVRANITADVAKDAIERAEVAIERAKRVIELTRFHVGNMLESATRLLNMAKDAYSHGNYLRAYNYANLARLQAERIISMGLLLRPGLKLPPRLEVQMQLRFLKMLVMRLESQGVNVRQVRELISKAEEALRRGDISTAMDYIRKAKEMLKYVYRQRGEKGRKPKI
- a CDS encoding cell wall-binding repeat-containing protein, with amino-acid sequence MRRLLGLLTTLLMVFSLAGIQEVTAQEQGSIVILSSDNEADLTLAQKVAGVINATLVVTKWGVYNESVLEEILNMSPDLVIIIGGPVAVPRMYYDMLKDFNITVLWANGVDRADTCRKVFEILQDRFPKILENVTIVVVHGWDYPALMEAMKEKGIVPLIVKNATVDIGKFRKIKIIRSRYAEKIMERLRERLGNRTIEVNVNVTAEMAERAIKIAEERVEIAKELVQNSTLPNAKILLKNAEEKLRLAKEKYEEGKYGAAFGLATASKSIAEIIIRSATENVQKKINRETIRLRIELRILERVLNRLKAKGIDVSLEEKLLKEAKVALDHGNIRVAKILIIGIHKELRRIIREFHERGGRR